The following are encoded together in the Pedobacter sp. D749 genome:
- a CDS encoding AraC family transcriptional regulator: MKRKDGFQGEKHIYVPESAWKAAADSNVIMSQLYITSMGYFPNATFHYRERPDGCSENILIYCLRGKGWFSIDGHRMEVSANEFIIVPTTKARMSYGADEDDPWSIYWVHFCGENLKGFNEGFNLGLYEGAKPIHLNEKGIQIWESMYENLQLGYGRENLNNVNLCLYHFLATFFYPEKHTDTKAQDERDMIKKTINYMQQGLSRKVSVEHFAEYNQLSVSYFSSLFKKSTGMPPMDYFIHLKVRKACAQLNSTEIKIRDIASGLGYEDAFHFSRLFKKSMRVSPQMYRILRRKKSDIPD; this comes from the coding sequence ATGAAAAGAAAAGATGGGTTTCAGGGTGAAAAACACATTTACGTTCCTGAGTCGGCCTGGAAGGCGGCAGCAGACAGTAATGTAATCATGAGCCAGCTCTATATAACATCAATGGGTTATTTTCCAAATGCGACATTTCATTACCGGGAACGGCCGGATGGATGCAGCGAAAATATCCTTATCTACTGCCTGAGGGGAAAAGGTTGGTTTTCAATTGATGGTCATAGAATGGAGGTATCCGCCAATGAGTTCATTATTGTGCCAACCACAAAAGCCAGAATGAGTTATGGTGCAGATGAGGACGATCCCTGGTCGATTTATTGGGTTCACTTTTGCGGTGAGAACTTAAAGGGCTTTAATGAGGGTTTTAATTTAGGTCTTTATGAGGGTGCCAAACCGATTCACCTTAATGAAAAAGGAATCCAGATTTGGGAATCGATGTATGAAAACCTTCAATTGGGTTATGGCAGGGAAAATTTAAATAATGTTAATTTATGCCTTTATCATTTTTTAGCGACCTTCTTTTATCCTGAAAAACATACTGACACTAAAGCCCAGGATGAGCGGGACATGATCAAAAAGACAATCAACTACATGCAACAGGGATTATCAAGAAAAGTTTCTGTTGAGCATTTCGCTGAATACAATCAATTATCGGTATCTTATTTTTCAAGCCTTTTCAAAAAATCAACTGGAATGCCGCCCATGGACTATTTTATCCACCTCAAAGTTAGGAAGGCATGTGCACAGCTAAATAGTACTGAAATAAAAATCCGCGATATTGCCAGTGGATTAGGCTATGAAGATGCTTTCCATTTTTCAAGGCTATTTAAGAAAAGCATGAGGGTTTCGCCTCAGATGTATCGAATCCTGCGACGAAAAAAAAGCGATATCCCGGACTAA
- a CDS encoding response regulator transcription factor codes for MQKLIYILEDNDEIREILELLLVEDDYRVSAFANVSSFLIGLSLQVPDTFILDVMLPDGNGIDICRKLKEDARTSNVPVVMMSANYNQEQLASSCPAQDFISKPFDIADFSNRIAIQTRANVR; via the coding sequence ATGCAGAAATTGATTTACATTCTTGAGGATAATGACGAAATAAGAGAAATTCTCGAATTGCTTCTTGTGGAAGATGATTACAGGGTATCTGCTTTTGCGAACGTTTCTTCTTTTCTAATTGGACTTTCTTTACAGGTTCCGGATACCTTTATTCTGGATGTTATGCTTCCCGATGGAAACGGTATCGACATCTGCCGCAAATTAAAGGAAGATGCGCGGACCAGTAATGTTCCTGTGGTCATGATGTCGGCCAACTACAATCAGGAGCAACTGGCCAGTTCATGTCCAGCACAGGATTTTATAAGTAAACCTTTTGATATTGCGGATTTTTCTAACAGGATTGCTATTCAGACACGGGCAAATGTGAGGTAA